From the Thermodesulfobacteriota bacterium genome, the window GAAAATATAAGAGAGATTATCTTTACAGAAAACGTTGACGGGGCTCTGGTTGGTGGTGCCAGTCTTGATGCATATGCATTTTCAAATATAGTAAAGGTATCAGGAGATTAAAGTGACGTGGACATATTAATAACTCTTATTACGGTATTTCATATTGTCATCGCAATATTATTAGTAATAACTGTGCTCCTTCAACCTGGAAAAGGCGGAGATCTTGGTTCAATGTTTGGCGGAGGCATGTCTGACTCGATATTCGGTTCCAGTGGTGCTGTTCCATTCTTAACAAAGACAACCAGGGTTCTTGCTGTTCTATTTATTGTAACTTCTCTTTCTCTTGGATTTTTCTTAACGAGAGACTATAAATCTTCAGTCGTGAAAGATAAACCCTCTGCCCAGATTCACGACGAGTTTGACGAAGTACCAGTGGGAGCTGAAACCGGAACTCAGGATGTTTCATCAACAGGTCCCGAGGTGAAGGGGGAAAAATCATCATCCGCCGATGAAGCATCTGAAAATATTCCCAAGAAGGATTCTAAGAACTAAAATCTCTTTGTTTTAGTAATGTGGCAACGTAATACTTGAATGCTTTTGGGTAGTTGAGTATATTTAGTATTTATCCAAGGAGGTAATTGATATGGCCTATATCATTGCTGAGCCCTGCATCGGGGTAAAGGATAAATCCTGCGTCGAGGCTTGCCCTGTAGATTGCATATATGAAGGGGATGACCAGCTGTATATCCATCCGGAAGAATGTATTGATTGCGGTGCTTGCGTTGACCCGTGTCCGGTTGATGCGATATTTCACGAAGATGAACTTCCCGACAAGTGGAAAAGTTTTATTGAGAAGAATAAGAATTTCTTTGAAGGAAAAACTGACCTAGAACCGGCTCGTAAATAGCATATGGAATATCAAAGGTTGTTTAGCCACTTTTTTTTGATTCTTTAAGTATTAATTCAAAATCAGTTTAGATATCTTAAAAGGGGGTATGTAGATTAAGCATATCCCCTTTTTTGTATTAAATTGTGACTCACGATAATCAGATTGAAAGCACCAAATCCTCGGGTGATGAGATGCAGAGCCTAGACAAAGACATTGATGCAAAAAAGAAAAGGGTTAAGAAAATAATAGATGTTTTTAGAAAGCTGTATCCAAGTCCAAAATGTCACTTGAATTTCAACAGTCCATTTGAGCTTCTGATCGGATGCATACTCTCAGCTCAATGCACTGATGAAAGGGTAAATCAAGTGACCAGGGCGCTATTCAAAAAGTATAGAACCGCTAGGGATTATGCTAAAGCTAGCCCGCAAGAGTTAGAGAATGACATACGGACGACCGGATTCTTTAGAAACAAGGCAAGGTCGATTATAAACTGCACGAAAATCCTGGATGAAAAGTACTCAGGTGAAGTTCCTTTCGTTATGGAAAAACTCACGGAGCTTGATGGCGTTGGAAGGAAGACTGCGAATGTTGTTTTAGGCAACGCTTTTGGAAAGCCTGCTATAATCGTTGATACACATATCAGGAGGCTTGCTCGTAGGTTGGATCTCTCGAATAAAAAAGACCCCGATAGGATAGAATTCGATCTCAGGGATCTAGTACCTAGAGATCAATGGACCTATTTCTCACTGGCCCTTGGAGATCATGGTCGAACGATTTGTAAAGCGAGAAAACCAAATTGCGCGGAATGTAAAATTAGCCACTTGTGTCCTTCGGCTTGGACATTTGGTTAGATATTTATTTAAATTGTAGAGACGCAAAATTTTGCGACGATGAAGAGAAGATACAACGCTTACAGCAATTTTCTAAGAGAGAAATTTGGCTTCAGGGTCCATAAGGTTTCTGTAGATATGGGATTTACATGTCCAAATAGGGACGGCAGTGTTGCGCAAGGTGGCTGCGTATACTGTAACAACGATACCTTCGTTCCGCCTTATGCTCGCGCGCGATTCTCGATGCAGGAACAAATAGAAAATGGGATGAGATATTTGAAAAAGAGGTTTAAGGCTGAGAAATTCATAATCTATTTTCAGGCTTATACAAATACATATGACAGGATTGAGAAATTGGAAAAATTATACAGGGAATCACTCGGTTATGAAAATGTTGTGGGAATTGCGGTTGGAACAAGATCCGATTGCATTGATGAGGAAAAGATAGAATTATTCGAGGCTTTAGCTGATGACTGCTTCGTGTCAGTTGAGTATGGAATAGAATCTATATATGACAAAACCCTGCGTTTTATGAACAGAGGTCATGATTATCAATCTGTCATAGATGCAATAGAGCTTACGAGGGGAAGAGGAGTACATATTGGGGCACATATAATCCTGGGCATGCCCACGGAAACGGAAGAAGAAATGCTGTGTATGGCAGAAGAGGTATCAAAGTTGGGAATAGACTCATTGAAAATTCACAATCTCCATATAGTAAAAAATACTCCTCTTGCGGGGATTTATAAAGATTCACCTTTTCATCTATTTGGTTATCATGAATATATCGATTTTATCACTGGCTTCCTCGAACGTATTTCTCCTGACCTCGTAATTGAAAGATTATTTACCGACACACCTAGAGATCTCCTGATCGCCCCTGATTGGAAAAAGACCCATAACGAGATAATTCGTGGAATAGAGCGGGAGCTTGAAAGGAAGAATACTTATCAGGGCAGGTTATTTAATCAGAATTATAGGTTAAGGGAGAAAAGCCCCCATTCGTAGATAGATAATTTTTTCAATTGAAATTACTAAAGTTAAAACCTTTTCCGATATTGGTCGTATTACTTAATTAGGCTTAAGAAAACCAAAAAAACGAGAGTCTGTTGACAGATTTAGCCGAAAAGAAAGAGCCCACAGACGAAGAGGCAATGGCGAGGTTTCAAAATGGAGACGTAGGAGCTTTTGATTTTCTTCTCCACCAGCATAGTGCTGCGATTCTTAGATTTATAATGAATATGGTGACAGTTAATAAATCGAATGCTGAAGATTTATTACAAGAAATATTCATGAAGGTCATAGAAAATAGAGAGAAATACGATTCAAATAGGAAATTTACTACTTGGCTTTATACCATGGCTAGGAACCGCTGTATAGATTATCTCAAGGCAGAAAAACATAGACGCTACAGCTCCCTGGATGCTCCCCTCAATAGTGAGACTAGCGATGGTCCAGTTAAATTGGAGATTGTTAGAAGCAAGGAGAAAAATCAGGAAGAAAAAATGATGAATAAGGAGATACGGGCACTACTCAACACTGGAGTCGAGAATTTAAAAGAAGAGTTTAGGGAGGTCTTTTTGCTAAGGGAAATCGAGAGTCTTTCTCTTAAAGAGATTGCTGACATTACAAATGTCCCAATCGGTACTGTAAAAAGTCGCCTTAGTTATGCTTATTTGAATCTCAGGGAGATTTTTATTCAGGCCGGTTATTTTGAGGAGGGGCAAATTGCTAAAGGGGTGTAGAAGGCAATTATGAATTGTGAGAAATTTGAAGAGCTTTTAATCGATTTCATAGAGGGCGAAATTGAGCCTTCTGATATCGAATTGGTCAAAAAGCATCTTGCTGCATGTCAAAACTGTTCTAAAAAGGTTGATGAATTTAAGGAGATTAGAAAGGTAATTAATGGAGACACCCATCCAGAGCCATCTCCGGAGATTTTGGCGAGATTATCAAGGATCGCTAGAGAAGAGTTAGAAAAAGATAATGTTCCCTTCTGGAGGAAGTGGTTTTATTCTCCAATTTTAGTTCCAGTTCTTAGTACTGGTTTGGCACTGTTTATATGGATTTCCAATGGCCAAAAAGATGTGGAGTATGGTCCCGATGACGCAATATACTCAACGAAGGTTATGGCTAAAAAGATGCCTATGGCACAAGAGCCGAATTTCCCAGGCGTTCGGGAAGAAGCTGTATCAAATTTAGAATCTAATCAAGGTCCATTATTGTCTGAAGAACCAGTCTCTGCGCCTCCTCTCGCTTCCGGAAAGAAAAGCAGAATCGAAGAAGGAACAACAGCAAGATCTGGCGAGCCTGCTCCTGCCAAAGAAATGATTGCCGGAAGGGGCGTCAAAGAAGATCATGAATATTCCCGGCACAGAGATGAGTTTTCTGACAAGTTGGAAGCTAAAGCAATTGAAGAACGAGCTTCAGAACCGAAAATTGAAGCTGAAGAGGAGGCTTTTGAAGTTGGATCACTGGCGAAAGGAAGATCTGGTGAAACAGAAGTGCAGGGGTTTCAAGAAGTTAAGCAAAGATCCAATATACCAACATCATATACATATACTGAAACAACCTATAAAGATAAATTGGATTTAGGGCTCAAGCAGCAAAAAGAAGGGAACTGTGAGGCATCTATAAAGACGAATGAAGAGCTTCTTAATCTAACACCACCTCCAACGGACCCAGTAAAGGGGAAAGCTTACCTTTCCTTAGGCGAGTGTTATGAGCAAATGGGAGAGTGGGAGAAAGCTGTAAGTAACTATAAAAATCTCGAGGAGATATCTCCGGAGCAGACTGCTTTTGCCGTAGAGAAAATCGAATACATCAGAAGGCAAACGAGGCTTTTAAAGCAGTAGCAACGGAAGATGCTGAACAATCCAAGCGCAATCGAGCACGTTATAAAAGTAATCGACCATGGATTGACACTGATGTGGGCGGATGGAAAAAAATTTTTCATGCCGAATAGGATGAGACTTTTTTAACTTGATAATTCCCTGTAGCGTTCTACAGGGTTTCTACTGTCATTGGGAATGATAATGAAGAAAGCTGCTGCTAGTATTCGAGGATTGCTTTGGTCATTTCATTCCCTCGCAACGAGGTGTGTTTTGTCATCGCCGTAAAAGCCAGATATTTCGATCATCAAATCTTTAAAAGTATATTCTTCATATCTTACTCTTCTTTTTAACTTCTTTGTCTTGATACAAAGAAGCAAAAATCAAGGCTACCCAAAAATTCACTAAAAATCATGAACTCCGCCTAAAAAATTTAATTCGACCACAACCCGCAAATTTTTCTTAACGTCTTCGTTCCTGATTTTCTTAACGCAATTTTTGGAATGCCGTTTAAATCCTTTTCACTCCGAAAAGGACCACTGAATGCCAATCTATCCATGAAATTGTTCGAATTTTTCCTCGAATTATCTAATATCTACAGCAATGACCGCAAGGACTTTCTTTAAATTTGAAGATACCCTGCTGCTGGCTGCGCGGAGCTTGATCGATTTGACATAGTTCAATATGCGGCTAGAAACCGCTCCTACTTTTTGCCTTATCCTAAAAAGTAAATCATCAATATTTTTATTTAAAATCCCTCAGTAGTGTTCATTTGTGACAATCTGTGGCTGAAAGAATTTTTTCCTTTTAAAACCTTTCTTAAATTCATTCGTATTAATCCATAAAATCCAAAAAAAGAGGAAATGGAAATGGGATTAAAAAATCGGATGGGTTTTCTCATCAAATCACAGTTCAATCACTTGGTAACAAGATCTGAAGACCCGGAGAAAGTCATTAATCAGGTGGTAGAAGAGATTGATGATGGGCTGGACAGCGCAAGATCAAGACTCTCAGCACTTAAATTCAGAGTGGAAGAAGATCAACGTCTGCTCGAGAGAATCGGGGAGCAAATTTCCTATTGGCAGGGAAAGGCAGAAGGATTTATCGAAGATAATATGGAAGAAAATGCAAAAGAGGCGGTGAGGATGAGAAGAATCCTGGAAGATCAAGAGAGGGGTATAAAGATCAGGCATGTGGAAGATGAAGAGAGGCTTAAAGAAATGGGTATTGCGCTTAAAGAGCTCGAAAGCAGGGCACAGGCGGTAAGGGCCAAAAGAAATATCCTTATTAAAAAAATGAGACTGGGTAAAGGTGAAACAAACGAGGGAAGGGAAAAAAGGGATATAACTTTCGGTATCGAATTTAAAGAACCCTTCAGTATTTTCCACAAGATGGAAGAAAGGATAGAAGGGGAGGAAGGGTTCGATTATTTATTCCGTGATAAGCAAAGGGAGATGTGCGAAAAGGAAGAGAATCTCATCAATGAGGAAATTGTAAGAATTAAAAGAAAAATAAAAAAGGAGGGAGGAAAATGATACGTGAAAGAAAATCATTATTATTATTTTTTTTAGGGACGTTTGCTCTTCTGGTCGGGGGTAGGTACATAGGCGCATTTCCAAAAATTTCTCAACCATTAAATTCGACCACAGATAGTGTCATATGGAACGTCGGATTGAACCGCCCATTTTTACATAGGGGTTCGAATAGTGAGGTTTTGCTAAACTTAAAAATAAAGGGGCAGGAATTTAGTTCCCACGAAAGGGCTCCTGTAAATCTTGTTCTTGTTATTGATAGAAGTGGTTCGATGAGTGATAGTGGAAAGCTGGAGTATGCTAAAGACGCAGCAAAAACTATAATTTCAGGACTGGCAAGCGAAGATCGACTATCAGTTGTTGCATATTCTACTGGGGTTCAGTTGTTATATCCTATTCAGTATTTAAGGGATAAAGAAAGAGCTATATTAGTAGTTGATTCGCTGTATCCCACTAATTCGACAAACCTATCTGGGGGATTGATTATGGGGATTGATCAGTTAACGTCGATTGAGGGTAGCGATAACATTAACCGGGTAATTTTACTCTCAGATGGATTGGCGAATGTTGGTATAACAAACGTAGACGAACTCAGTCGCGTCGCCAGTCAGGCGGCTGAAAGGGGGATCCATGTAACTACTATGGGACTTGGATTACACTATGATGAAAACCTCATGATGAACCTCGCTGAATACGGTGCGGGAAACTACTACTTTATTGAGTCTCCAACACAGCTAGCAGGCATTTTCAAAAAGGAATTCGGTCAAATGCTTGCAACCGTAGCAAAGGATTCCGTGGTAAATCTTTCTCTTTCCCCTGAGGTTGAGCTTAAAGAAATTTTTGGATACACACACACAACAAAAGATTGTTTTATTCAGATCAATTTGGGCGATCTGCACAGCGGACAGGAAAGAAACATCTTGATTAAATTGAATGCACCAACTGGTAGTATAGGAAAACATCAGCTTGTTAACGCTTCATTAGAGTTCACCGACATATTGAACAATAACCGAAATGTTAAATTAGAAAAGGAACTTGCCTATCAAGTAACAGAGGATAAAAGTAAGGTAAGGGCTAACGAGGATAAAAAGATTTCTGCCAGAGGTGTATCAGTAAATGCAGCGTATGACCTCTACCGGGCTGTCACTGAGTACGAAAAGGGAAATAGGAGAGATGCGCTAAGTAAAGTGAAAAGAGCATTAAATAGTGTTGTTGAAATTAATAATTCTCCTCAAAAGAGTGATGATACAATTAAGCAGGAAGATGTGCTTCGAGGTCTAATGGAAGATTTAGCAGAAGAAGCTCCTGCTCCAGGGTCAGCTTCAGGAAAGAAGATAATAAAGGAATACAAGGCAGAAGCAAGGGAGCAGCAAAAATAGTGTTGTCAGTTATCCGAAATGTAGAGTGGTTTTTTTGATTGTCATGGTGAAAATTTCATGGTTTCTTGGGATAGGCGAGGTTTTCCAACCCCGCTTTTCCTTATACCAGAATTTAGTCTAGAAAATACGGGACTGGAAAGTCCCGTCTTTCCATAGTGAGATGCGGTGAATAGATCAATTCGAAAAATGTACTGGGACAAGGGTAAACATTCATTAACTAGCCACCTATGGATCATAATTATTTGTTAATAGTCAGTTAAACGTAACACAATTTATGAAAAATATATTTAAATCTTTCATGGTTCCAACGATCATGGGTGGATTGTGGGGAATTATTCTTTATCTTTTTTATTCGCTAATTTTATCTAATGTTCCTTTTTCTTCTTCTCTTTTCTTTCCAGGTCTTTTTGGGGGTATTGCTGGAATTTTTTCGATTAGTGTCAGTACTGGGATTTCTATCGAAAGAGCTGTAATCGTTGGATTGTTGGCAGGGTTTATCTATAATCTACTTTCTCCGATTTTTCCTTTACTTGCATCAATTTTAGTTGGAGCCTGTATAGGAGCAGGTTTAGGAAGGGATTCAGGAAAAATTTTTAACTTTTTATATAGATTTATAAGAGTGGTGAAGGGGGTTTTACTGTTCCCGATATTTATTTTTTCTGGGAATTTAGTCTCACAGTTTGTTTTCAGTATTTTTAATTCTAGTTTTATTGTTTGGTTTATTTGGGGATTTTTACTTTTTTTTGCAATCTACGTAACTTGTGCTCCATTTTCAGATAGTTGTAGATCAGAGGGAGATCGAGATACTTATCTTATGTTAGATGAGTTTAAAAGGGAAACTAGGGAGGTACTGCAGGGAATAGGTCGGTTGTGAAATATCTATTTATAAGGAAAAATGCTATTGATATTACTCATTTTTTTAAAATGTTGTAAAATTAGAGCTAAAAGGAGAAAAATTTATGAGAAAATTGTTTGTGTTATTAATAGCTTTGATAATAGCTTATTTTGCCTCATCTGCTAAACAAAGTCTATCCCAGGAGGGTTATGACCCTCAGACGGGTACAACTGCAGGAGAAAGGGAGAGAATTAAAATAGAGGTACAAGAAATTATAAAGGAAGGAATCCCTGAGATAAAACAAAATCCACAAAGGTTATATTGTGCGACATTATGGAACGTTTATTATGAAAGAGAAGGTTTTGAAATGAAGGTCTTGACGCGAGGAAGGCATAATGAAGTCGTAGTATTTAGGTGTCCTGAATGCAGCTTGGAGAAAGAATATGTGGATCCGTTTTTACTTACGGAGTATCAAGGAAAAACCGGAATGGATAGAATAAAAGAATGCGGGTTTTTAGTAGCGATCTTTAAAGGGGGGAGAGGAATACAGGAGATCATTAAACAAGTTCAGTGAGTTCGGGGATAGATAATATTAAATCTTGTTTTTTCTTTGCACAAGGAAAATTTCAACGGACGAGGAAATGGTTCGAGGGTAGGTCTCAAGACCTTGCTGACACATAATTAATACAGATCACCCGACATTGCAGAATTCATTTTTTTAATTCTCTGCGTCTACACTATCGTGTCAACACTATAAAGATAATGAAAAATAAACCAAATGAATGAGCTTTTCGGTTAATCTGATTAGACTTTTTAGGTTTTGACCCATAACTTATAACATTAATGCGTTGTAAAATAGTGTGACTTTTTTCTTACATCATGACTCAATTATGGCCGGAAAAGAATGATCATTCATAGGAATTAATTCATCGTTGGTTTGACCGTAACTCTTTATTAACAGGGAGGGCATTCCATTGAGTAAATCAGTAACATTTCCTTTCGGTTGGATCAGAGGCATGGACGATGAGAATTGGCAGCTTTTGTGGAATCCTGAGACTGGTATTTTTTTTGCCAAAGGGGCAATTTCAAAAAGGGAAATCAGTTTAGGGGAGTCATCTAACTGGGTTGATGCAAAAGCCTTGGCCGATAAGGTTCAAAATGAAGCACAGATATATAGTCAAATTTTGATCAATGAAACGCCCTAGATTTATTTTAATCTATCCATTGCACTTTTTCAATTATACGATATTCAAGCTGATGATAATTCTGTATCGAAAGTTACCAGTGACGGCAGGCTTAGAGCCTGGTTTATTCTCCAGTATAGCATTTTTAACTTTATATCAGCCATTTAAAGAAGTATTCAAGATTTCATAAGTCTTTCTGATTTGATATACGTTTCTTTCGTATTTTTTGGCTGTTCTGGAATAAATTATTTCAGGATCATTATATGAAATTCATGGAGCAAGAACTAATCTCAATCCCTTATAACGGGAGTAAAATAGATGCCCTGATTTACCGCAGCATAGTTGAAAAGGAGGAATCCGAAAGAGAGCCAATAGTTATTCACGTCCATGGCTTCTTGGGCAATTTTCTAGATGGGAGCCAGCGCTTCTTACCTCCGATCCTTGCTAGGGCTGGTTTTTCTTCAATAGCTATCAATACAAGAATGGCGAATTTTGGCCTATTTTTTGGTTATGGACTGCTTGATGATACCATACCCCAAATAGACCGAGTTGTAATATTTCTAAAAGAACTTGGCTACAGCAAAATTATTTTATCAGGATATAGTCTCGGGACAAGCATTGTTCTTAGATACGCTTCTATAAGAAATGATCCGTCAATATACCCCTCTTTAAAAGGTGTTGTTTCACTTGCAACTCCTTATTCTATGCCCGATTCAATTCGTCGTCGTTGGGATAGATTGGGCAGTAAACCTTCATATGAACAAGTGTATGAAGAGGCTAAAGAGATACTTAAGCCTGATCCATATCATTCGACTGAGGATCGTACTATTTTGATATATCGGGCGAGGGGAGATTCGTATAGGCCCGAACATACAGAAATTTATACTTACAAAACTTGGTGGTTTCTCGCTGGACCAGAGGCTGAAACTGCTAAAGCTTATAAAAAGATGGAAAGGATAAAGATCCCCATACTTCTAATTCAAGGTTGGTATGATGATATAGTTAATCCGCAAGAATGCTATGATTTGGCTCGTGTTGCCCTGAATGCAGGAAACGAGGATGTCTCCGCCTTATACGTAAACGCTGGTCACACTTTTGAGGGAAAAGAAGAGGAGTTGGGGGATATTATTATTAGATGGCTCAATAGAAGATTCAGAAATATTTAAGCTCGACTATTATCAGTACATGATATGATTGATAGACGACGGAGTTTAATTAATTTTCATGCCCGTGACGGATTCCTTATTCATTCGCTATTAATTACTGATCGATTTGAAAATGAAGAAGATCTATATGAAACACCGATGGTTATACAGGTCCATGGTGTCCTAGGAAACTTTCTAGCCCGTGGGACTCCACGGCTCCTTCCTCCGGCGCTGCTCGAACGGGGCTACAGTTCTTTTGTTATCAATACGCGCATGGCATTCCTGGGGCAGATAATGGGAGAAGGGATTTTCGATGATGCAATTTATGACATAGAAGCCTCGATTGATTATCTTACAAAAGAAGGCTATCGAAATATCTTTATCTTGGGATATAGCTTGGGAGCAAACTTAGTGGCATATTTTGCTTCAGAAAGACTTGATCCTAATGTGAAGGGTTTAATCCTGGAGGGATGTGCTTACTCGCTACCCGATTCTCAGAAGAAACGACTTAAGAAATGGAATAGTATTCCTTCGTATGAAGAGGTGTATAAGAGAGCAAAGAAGATTTTAAAACCCGATCCCTATCATGCGAATAATGATCAGATTTTCGTTATATATCGGGCATGGGCGCCATCATTTAATCCCCTGGATGCGGAATTGTTTACATACAGAACATGGTGGTTCATGAGAGGACCGGAGGCTTCTCATGCGAAGACATGTGATTTAATAAAGACTATAAAGGTTCCTGTACTTTTTATACAGGGCTCAAACGATGATATCGTTGAAGAATGGGAGTCTAAGGAATTGGCACGTGAGGTTTATGAATCAGGTAATAAAAATGTTACATTAAGATATATATCAAATGCCAAACATGATTGTATGGAGAATCCGGAGGAGGCTATAGAAACGATCGTCGAGTGGATAGCACGATTGGAAAATGAACCTCTATCGGCTTCCAAAGTTAAACGTTGAAGTTTTATTTGCTTTTATTTACCTTGGGAAATGAATTACCGGGAGGGAAATATTATGTTTTATTTCGTATATTTTGACCCGAAGGAAGGTGTGACAAGAGACAATATAGTGAAGGCCTATAGTAAGTATGCTGAATACTTTAGGAATAAAGTACCTCAATTTAGTTACATAGGACTTTACGGACGAAATGCACTACTTGGATCAAGGCCACACTATGTGGCAATTTGGGAATTTTCAAATTACTCAGATCTCGATGAATGGAACAGGGTCTTTGGAAGCGATAAAAAGGGGCAGAAGCTGGCAAGGGAATTACGTAATTTGACCATTGACTGGGAAGCAAAGATTATGTCTAAGGTAGCATAAAATTAGCTTATATTTTTGTTTCATTGTTTGTTAGGCAATCATTGTAATCGGAGATAGATTCTGGGCTTGAATTGCATATGCGTATAGTTATATCAGCCTTAGTTATCCTATTCCTCTTAACCTCGTTTAGTAAATCTGAAGTACTATCAGATAAAAATCCAATGGTTATGCATCCAGAGTGGTATATTAAGATTTTGGATTGGTCTTTTTATGTAGCTTGGGGCGGAGTGGCAATCATTCACAATGTGGCGATAGAAAATACCAGTAGCGTTGGATACAAAGATATAAAAGTAAGAGTAAATTATTATTCTACAACAGGCTCGAATTATGGTTTGCAAGTTGGGCAGGAGATTGGATTTTTACCAGTTACATTGCCGCCTAAAAGCAAAAACATTTATCTCAAAGATGGATCGGTATTGGGACTTGGCTCCACAAATTTAAGAGCCGGAGGTATCGAGGTTCTAAGTGCGGTTCCTTTAATTCAGTAAAACCAAATGTTCAGAGTAAAGGTTTGATACTCGTGTAAATAGCAAAAAGCGGTATCTCTTAAGGTCAAAAAAAGGAGGGGTCAGCATAGATACTTCAAATTATGTAAAAAATCGAAGACTTCAAAAATGGATTCGGGAAATGGTTGCCCTATGCCAACCGGGCAAAGTTTACTGGTGCGACGGTTCAAATCAGGAGTATGATGCTATGTTCAATTTGATGGTAAAGTCAGGGACGGCCATCAGGCTGAATGAAGAGAAAAGACCCAACAGTTACCTGGTACGGTCTGACCCAAATGATGTGGCTCGCGTAGAAGGCCGAACGTTTATTTGCAGTAAGAGCAAAAGTGATGCGGGTCCTACAAACAACTGGATCGATCCGAGAGAGATGAAAAAAACTCTGCTCGATCTTTTTGACGGTTCCATGCAGGGTCGAACAATGTATGTCATTCCTTTCAGTATGGGGCCTTTGGGCTCGCACATTGCCCGTATCGGCGTGCAGATTAGTGATTCACCTTAT encodes:
- a CDS encoding alpha/beta hydrolase, producing the protein MIDRRRSLINFHARDGFLIHSLLITDRFENEEDLYETPMVIQVHGVLGNFLARGTPRLLPPALLERGYSSFVINTRMAFLGQIMGEGIFDDAIYDIEASIDYLTKEGYRNIFILGYSLGANLVAYFASERLDPNVKGLILEGCAYSLPDSQKKRLKKWNSIPSYEEVYKRAKKILKPDPYHANNDQIFVIYRAWAPSFNPLDAELFTYRTWWFMRGPEASHAKTCDLIKTIKVPVLFIQGSNDDIVEEWESKELAREVYESGNKNVTLRYISNAKHDCMENPEEAIETIVEWIARLENEPLSASKVKR